The sequence ttaaaaatagattctttcttttttttttttttttttttctttttttttatatataaaatttttatttaatatttattctattattattagtattattattattattattattattgatttgtgattttgtaaaataaatttgtgcAAATGTgtaatatgtttttttaatttcttctatTGAggtaaaacaaaaaaaaaaatttttcaaaaaaaaaaaaaattaaaaaaattaaaaaaaaaaaaaaattaaaaaattaaaaaaaaacaaaaattaaaaatagtttttttatttctttccaaaattataaagaaaaCATGTAATattcaaacaaaaaaaaaaaaaaaaaaaaaaatcatatatCTGTTTTCTTGtgtgggtttttttttttttttttattttaataaattaatttttttatttttatttttatttttttttttatttttttttgaaaattttataattgtttaaataatgacCCCATCTAAATTTTATCTACACCCCCATTGATGAAATTAGTAATTAGCTTTCCtcttataatatattttatatttcaaaaataaaaataaaataaaaaaataaaattaattttgttttgggtaaataataataatattaataataataataatgataataataataataataattaaataaatctaataaaaaatactctcaattattaattcacttaaaaataaaaataataaataaaacactaaatcattttcaaataaaattttttttaattttttctttacaaattattatcatcataatttttttttttttttgattgactaaattataatttttttctttggattggattaaaattttttccaatttttccaaaaatggagttttttttttttttttattttttttttttattttttttttatttattttttttttttttgaattttttttttttttttttttttttttttgaaaaatttatattaattccACAGACAacatgaaaaagaaaataacaGAAACAAGTTCTATCATGTTTTCTTCAccaaaaaatcaacaatcaaAACAATACATAAACGAAAATGTTTGGGatgatcaatatttaattgatgtttatgaaaaatcaataaatcaatatattgtaagttattattattattttaaataaaaccaaccacattaattttttttttttttttttttaataggaAGCccataatgaaaaaaataaaaagaataggaataaaaataaagaaataaataatgtgGAAGATGACattagcaataataataataataataatagcaacaacaaaactattgacaataataaaaataaaatcggaagcaaaaataatatcaacaacaattctACCACCACTAATACTAATAAGAACAAGATCAACAAACAaaagcagcaacaacaaaataatttagataaaGAAACAGATACTAAAGATGATTATAATAGTGGGgattattataatgaatATGAAGATGACAATGGAGAGGATAATGATTATCAAGAAAGAAAAGGATACTACCAAAGCAATAAAGACCAtgattattatcataatggagaaaataattaccaaaatcaatacAATCCAAACTATTTTTACCAAAGTCaacattatcaacaacaacaaccaccacaaaactttaataatcaatatcaacctcaccatcaccatcaccaccaccaacaatacCCAAACCATCATTCATATAACTACAATAGGGAACAATATCAAAATCCATACAGccaaccaccaccaacaccaacaaattATCCACCAATGCAAACAAATTTTCAACCACCTCCAATGCCAACAATTTTACCACAAGGTGACGACGAGCTTGCTGATTTACTTTTAAGCTGGTATTATAGTGGTTATTACACAGGTGTTTATCAAGAAAGAAAGAGGAATAGTAGATTAAATCAAACACCTCATCCAAATCATATAAATCACCATcgatataataataataataataataataataataataataataataataataataataataataataataataataataataataatagtaataataataataataataataataataataataataataaaagtaatagtaatagtaataataaaaaattaccaaaatttACCAATATCCCCAAAACCAAAGAAACCAACTAAAACATAATAAAGAAGTTTCTTGAAATTTACCTAAATCGcctagttttttttttttttttttttttttttcgactGGATATCAATTATTGATAGAGAATCTATGGTTCATTCAAGTATGGAaatacaatttcaaataatcaattcaCCTATTATCCATCTGAAATTAATGGCTTAAAACCTTAAACAGATTATGTTCAATTTAATtgtgaaaatattgattcaCCAAATAAAGCAGCCACTACAACTATATCAATttcctttttcttttctatttattaataatataattgtttCGTTttcttatattttaattttcatttaataaaatattattattttaatttaatttttcactttttttttttgagtgtccaattattttttttattttttttatttaaataattcaatagtaaatggtaatttatataatttactatttaattatttaatttataaaaaaaaaataataagaatcTGGATTCAAAGtagaatttttttcatttccgAGCCagtaatcatttttttttttttttttttgcgaTTTCCTGGGAaataaggaaaaaaaaaataataaaaataagtgTCTTGGTGAAGTTTTTCTTTAGGAATTGGGAAAAATGagaattggaaaaaaaaaaaaaaagaaaaaaaaaaaaaaataaaaactaaataaataaatatttttctcATTTGACATTGAAAGAAAAGTTTAGAAAAATGAAacatatattatttttagttttattggttttaagTTTTACAGAAAAATGCCTGTAaatatgatttattattttttacaattttatttttatttttatttctaatcaccataattttttaaatcttagtcttttaacatttatttttattgtggATATCAATATAATATAACCATTGAAACAAATAACCCTCCAATTACCCAAATATCAGGACataccaattttaatataattgttCCAATGACATTTAATTCTACACACTATAGTATGGAGCTTTCATCATATTTTACAAGTTATCAAAGTTCATTCAATGTAATGGTAAGTTTTAATAGATTCGAAAGTACAGCTCAACATGTTTTTACAATTATGCCTCCAAATTTCGAAGGTGTCAAATCAATCAGTAACGATTTAACtcaatttgaaataatagGAAATGGACTTAAACATAacaatttttacaattttttaaaagatattcgATGTGACCAAGATATGAGTTTTGATCCAAGTAAGGAACGTTTTGTGTGCTATTCAGCTTTTTCAAATAGTTGTTTTAGTTTTGGATATtccaataaattttttaatttaactaaccaatatttttttttctgctGGTATGTATGCATTAAaagtattttaattaaaataaaaataattttttctttatttgattaacaattttaaaaatattagtaCCCactataaattcaattgaaagaaTAGGTTCATTTTTACTTATTGATGCAGAATTCCATTGTCAAAACTATGTGGATAGTATTAGAAAAGGTATTTCCATAGGAGCAAGAATTATATGGTTCACTCGAGAATGCAAAtagaaattcaaaaacacAATACACATTTGATCCAGAATCATATGATTTCTCTATGTGCTTAGAGAATGATAATTACAACATCTCTTTGATTTCTGATATTAAATCTCAAACAAATTATTCAAGCCATGTTATATTGTGAAAAAGGTTATAGTAATGAACTTAGTAACAAAGATATCTACAATTTCCTTATTctcttttatatttattttattaatataaaaaccTCAATaatgtaataaataaaatatttttaataaaatttaatatacatatatctttttttttattattttattttgattttaaggtgtttttttttttttttttttaaaatataataaacattaataattttcaacAAAGGTTGAAATTTCCACAATAGAATaaacattaataattaaaatagatTATTTTAATGTTATGTTTTAGCTGATCTTACAATTTCTCCACGAATACAAGTAGTTCAAATCGCAAAAGACTAATAGATTTTAAtctgtttaattttttttaaaagggtaaaaaaaagattgttaatttaaaaaagatttgtcTCTGTTCCCCTTAATATTATGAATGATCTTTTTTTGTAGCAccataatgatttttttttattatttattaatcaaaATGTTTATCCATTAAAGTAAATAAACAGTAATTAATAAGTTAAtttatgaatttttaatttttttgaaataaaattattttgatttagatttaaatacagatattttattatagatCATCTAATCagaattttgattttttaaaaaatatgttGTTCCTATTATTGCtgttaatgttttttttacagagttaattctaaattttttgcttttttaatatattctaGAGTGGCTAGTTTGTACCATTAGTTGAGAAGGGTTGGGAATGATAGCTTTTCACCTGTAGATGGTTTGTCGTTATATAATTCCAGAAATACATTATTCGTGAACATAAGGAACAAAATCAAACAGCTCAGAATATCTGGATGATTAACCAATTGACGCACGCATAAGgaacaaaatcaataatgGTACGAAATTCACAAACAAGATGCAAAAACTCCAATGACAGGAAAGTTCTAATTTTGAAAGGGATTCGAACCAGTGATTTTATTTCGGGTTTGGTTGAAAAATTATACGAGACCATCAGGGGTCGAACCTGAGACCTACCGGTTCGTAGCCGGTCGTTATATCCAACTAAACTATAGTCcctttgatatttttattatttaaatgccAAAATAATTCTGTTAATTCTATTATCTATTATTTCCTTATTTTAGTGACTAAATTTattacatttaaattaattataaaaaatcttatatcatttttatttgtctTGACCAGTTGCATGTCAGTCAGTACAAGAGCAAAACCtcaacaaaaaaatatttctcaaaaaatttaaaaaaaatcacactAGTAAAAGttgtattaaaaattaagGCTCATGGAATTAAAAACTCTATATCATATGAGAAAAAGCATCCCTATGGAGAAGTAActtaaaatt comes from Dictyostelium discoideum AX4 chromosome 2 chromosome, whole genome shotgun sequence and encodes:
- the gemin1 gene encoding component of gems 1, with translation MKKKITETSSIMFSSPKNQQSKQYINENVWDDQYLIDVYEKSINQYIEAHNEKNKKNRNKNKEINNVEDDISNNNNNNNSNNKTIDNNKNKIGSKNNINNNSTTTNTNKNKINKQKQQQQNNLDKETDTKDDYNSGDYYNEYEDDNGEDNDYQERKGYYQSNKDHDYYHNGENNYQNQYNPNYFYQSQHYQQQQPPQNFNNQYQPHHHHHHHQQYPNHHSYNYNREQYQNPYSQPPPTPTNYPPMQTNFQPPPMPTILPQGDDELADLLLSWYYSGYYTGVYQERKRNSRLNQTPHPNHINHHRYNNNNNNNNNNNNNNNNNNNNNNNNNNNSNNNNNNNNNNNNNKSNSNSNNKKLPKFTNIPKTKETN